A window from Halorhodospira halophila encodes these proteins:
- a CDS encoding ComEA family DNA-binding protein: MGLFNLGNKDAYGKQRRIEHRGKYLRASRTGGVALRAQARAADVNLTANTRRGVRASVTPAKNTQVALQNGRFILRGRYGKGPTKLNLSKSGASVSTRNRLGSFNWFRPNRSSAKVFGVQVRGQKAAQLQMVYMVFAALVGGVQLLFVVIGGLLRGAVALGQWLVDHARALPRRWRNARLQRQRRRVDPAVSEAIARLDADGLSAALALAVALWGRGETLDEGWRRIQRRVTQNPGLEALPRSPELFESVAVELERCRAAVQPAQDAHRIVLALLAEAAAQGMDGERRAALFFDVDDLALARGPRTVLQEELLEIFADHAQLSLEPAMPAGGKQGQRRQPREAPEAAQGPIDLNTASIEELQEIPHVGPERAAAIAAMRPIQRIEQLEAIDGIGPQRLREIAAHARLNDSTKPVENRVEKVG; the protein is encoded by the coding sequence ATGGGTTTGTTCAATCTCGGCAACAAAGACGCCTACGGCAAGCAGCGGCGCATCGAGCACCGCGGCAAGTACCTTCGGGCGAGTCGTACTGGCGGGGTAGCGCTGCGCGCCCAGGCGCGGGCGGCCGATGTGAATCTGACGGCGAACACCCGGCGCGGTGTCCGCGCCTCGGTCACGCCGGCGAAGAACACCCAGGTAGCGCTGCAAAACGGCCGGTTCATCCTGCGCGGGCGCTACGGCAAGGGGCCGACCAAGTTGAATCTGTCCAAAAGCGGGGCGAGCGTCTCGACGCGCAACCGGCTCGGCTCGTTCAACTGGTTCCGCCCCAACCGCTCCTCGGCGAAGGTCTTCGGTGTCCAGGTCCGTGGGCAGAAGGCGGCGCAGCTGCAGATGGTCTACATGGTCTTCGCTGCCCTCGTCGGCGGCGTGCAGCTGCTCTTTGTGGTCATCGGCGGGCTGTTGCGCGGCGCCGTCGCGCTGGGGCAATGGCTCGTTGATCACGCGCGGGCCCTGCCACGGCGCTGGCGCAACGCCCGGTTGCAGCGCCAGCGCCGCAGGGTCGATCCGGCGGTGTCCGAGGCTATAGCGCGCCTGGATGCCGACGGGCTCAGCGCCGCACTCGCCCTGGCCGTCGCCCTCTGGGGGCGAGGCGAAACACTCGACGAGGGATGGCGCCGCATCCAGCGCCGCGTCACCCAGAACCCGGGCTTGGAAGCCCTCCCCCGCTCACCGGAGCTGTTCGAGTCGGTTGCGGTGGAACTCGAGCGCTGCCGCGCTGCGGTGCAGCCGGCACAGGACGCGCACCGGATTGTGCTCGCTTTGCTGGCCGAGGCGGCGGCGCAGGGGATGGACGGCGAGCGGCGGGCCGCACTGTTTTTCGATGTGGACGATCTGGCCCTGGCGCGGGGACCGCGGACCGTGCTGCAGGAGGAGTTGCTGGAGATCTTCGCGGACCACGCCCAACTGAGCCTGGAGCCGGCCATGCCGGCCGGTGGAAAACAGGGCCAGCGCAGGCAACCGCGCGAGGCGCCTGAGGCAGCGCAGGGACCGATCGATCTCAACACCGCCTCGATCGAAGAGCTCCAGGAGATACCGCACGTCGGTCCCGAGCGCGCCGCGGCGATCGCCGCCATGCGCCCCATCCAACGCATCGAGCAGCTCGAGGCCATTGACGGCATCGGCCCACAACGGCTTCGGGAGATCGCGGCGCATGCGCGGCTGAACGATTCCACAAAACCTGTGGAAAACCGTGTGGAGAAAGTCGGCTGA
- a CDS encoding putative bifunctional diguanylate cyclase/phosphodiesterase — METKISEEERLRQVRGLDLCEAAAEGEHPAPLALMSIYLEDAAGLRASRQTASADRLLAATAARLRAALPEQASLGHWEANELLVWAPAAAPGCDPEAIGTSAAAALQEPITTGMEQIRPTVAVSVVQAPDDGERLDELTSLLHLLTGNQRGAGRVRVVQNGTGRLGVSEQIHLVQRLDKALDEGCIEPHYQPRFDLASGDMTGMEALARWHDPKLGWISPGEFIPLAERTGRIEELTGVILQAVCRQVRAWMAEGITVPPVAVNISPQELLEPRFAPRLRQALAETRLAQPQVELEITERGFSEELQPMALAMRTLAEQGTPFAIDDFGTGYSSLLYLQQLPAQQVKIDRSFTQGLLDDPVSGRIVGATVGIAASLGMETVAEGVETAAEAEALSRHGVDQAQGFYYARPMPPGDLWPRLGAAAPA, encoded by the coding sequence ATGGAGACGAAGATCAGCGAGGAGGAGCGCCTGAGGCAGGTGCGCGGCCTAGATCTCTGCGAGGCCGCCGCTGAGGGGGAGCACCCTGCTCCCCTCGCTCTGATGAGCATCTACCTTGAGGATGCGGCCGGCCTGCGCGCCAGTCGCCAGACGGCCTCGGCAGACCGGCTGCTCGCCGCCACCGCTGCCCGGCTCCGGGCCGCTCTGCCGGAACAGGCCAGCCTCGGGCACTGGGAGGCCAACGAGCTCCTGGTCTGGGCGCCGGCCGCGGCCCCCGGTTGCGATCCGGAGGCCATCGGCACCAGCGCCGCGGCGGCGCTCCAGGAGCCGATCACCACCGGCATGGAGCAGATCCGTCCCACCGTCGCCGTTAGCGTGGTCCAGGCGCCCGATGACGGCGAGCGCCTCGATGAGCTCACCAGCCTCCTCCACCTACTCACCGGCAACCAGCGCGGCGCCGGCCGGGTCCGGGTGGTCCAGAACGGCACCGGCCGGCTCGGGGTCTCGGAGCAGATCCATCTCGTCCAGCGCCTTGACAAGGCGCTGGACGAAGGCTGCATCGAGCCGCACTACCAGCCTCGCTTCGACCTGGCCTCCGGCGACATGACCGGGATGGAGGCCCTCGCCCGCTGGCACGACCCGAAACTCGGATGGATCTCGCCGGGCGAGTTCATCCCCCTCGCCGAGCGCACCGGGCGCATCGAGGAGCTCACCGGGGTGATCCTGCAGGCCGTTTGCCGCCAGGTCCGCGCCTGGATGGCTGAGGGGATCACCGTGCCGCCGGTGGCCGTGAACATCAGCCCGCAGGAGCTGCTCGAGCCCCGCTTCGCGCCCCGGCTGCGGCAGGCGCTTGCCGAGACCCGCCTGGCGCAGCCGCAGGTGGAGCTGGAGATCACCGAGCGCGGCTTCAGCGAGGAGCTCCAGCCCATGGCGCTGGCCATGCGCACGCTCGCCGAGCAGGGGACCCCGTTCGCCATCGACGACTTCGGCACCGGCTACTCGTCGCTACTCTACCTCCAGCAACTGCCGGCGCAGCAGGTCAAGATCGACCGCAGCTTCACCCAGGGCCTCCTCGATGACCCCGTCTCCGGCCGGATCGTCGGGGCGACCGTGGGAATCGCCGCCAGCCTGGGCATGGAGACCGTCGCCGAGGGCGTGGAGACCGCTGCGGAGGCCGAGGCCCTAAGCCGGCACGGGGTGGACCAGGCACAGGGCTTCTACTACGCCCGGCCCATGCCGCCGGGCGACCTCTGGCCGCGCCTCGGGGCGGCGGCTCCCGCCTGA